The Humulus lupulus chromosome 4, drHumLupu1.1, whole genome shotgun sequence genome has a window encoding:
- the LOC133833064 gene encoding uncharacterized protein LOC133833064 — translation MIHCIAHSNQSKDRFSLTIVYGFNEDSKRVQLWEDLEDISAQVQGPWLLMGDFNDIPLSNERVGRRNTKDPTQEFRDCVDHCQLEDLKHYGAFFTWNNKQQPEDRVFSKIDRALVNSAWVDSFHHSEAVFLPEDAVNFDEKIAKSWQEGVVGTDMFKLTVKLKRLKQVLKSINKEGFNDLQKKEMLAKEVLLVLQGKVNTDPLNSKLLLEEQAAREQDTKIYKAYSLFLAQKAKTSWAKNGDDNTAIFHASLRARRTQNRVFSIEDEQGNWCDTPESVQNAFLQYFQQLLGSTMSQRS, via the exons ATGATCCATTGTATTGCTCATTCTAATCAAAGCAAGGACAGGTTTAGTCTTACGATTGTGTATGGTTTTAATGAAGATAGTAAAAGAGTGCAGCTGTGGGAAGATTTGGAAGATATTTCAGCACAAGTGCAGGGACCGTGGCTACTCATGGGAGACTTCAACGATATCCCGCTCTCAAATGAAAGAGTTGGAAGGAGAAATACCAAAGATCCTACCCAAGAATTTAGAGATTGTGTGGATCATTGTCAACTGGAAGACTTAAAACATTATGGGGCCTTCTTTACCTGGAATAATAAACAACAGCCGGAAGACAGAGTTTTTTCTAAGATTGATCGTGCCTTGGTCAATTCTGCTTGGGTTGATTCTTTCCATCATTCTGaggcggttttcttacctgaag ATGCTGTgaattttgatgaaaaaattgCTAAAAGCTGGCAGGAAGGAGTTGTAGGGACTGATATGTTCAAACTGACAGTGAAGTTAAAGCGGCTGAAACAGGTGCTTAAGAGTATCAATAAGGAAGGTTTCAATGACCTTCAAAAGAAAGAAATGCTAGCTAAAGAAGTCTTACTGGTATTGCAGGGCAAAGTCAATACCGATCCACTTAACAGTAAACTTCTGCTCGAGGAACAAGCAGCTAGGGAGCAGGATACTAAAATTTACAAGGCCTATTCTCTTTTTTTAGCTCAAAAAGCTAAAACCTCTTGGGCTAAAAATGGAGATGACAACACAGCTATATTTCATGCTTCTTTGAGGGCAAGGAGGACCCAAAATCGAGTCTTTTCTATTGAAGATGAACAAGGTAACTGGTGTGATACACCAGAAAGTGTTCAAAATGCTTTTTTGCAATACTTTCAGCAGCTGTTAGGCTCTACAATGTCTCAAAGATCTTAG